One genomic region from Equus asinus isolate D_3611 breed Donkey chromosome 8, EquAss-T2T_v2, whole genome shotgun sequence encodes:
- the LOC106842541 gene encoding putative olfactory receptor 2B8 — translation MERANDSTFSGFILLGFSNRPQLETALFVAILIIYFLSFLGNGTIILLSVLDPRLHTPMYFFLSNLSFMDLCLTTCTVPQTLANFKGKDKTITYGGCLTQLFIALGLGGVECVLLSVMAYDRYAAVCRPLHYMVIMHPQLCLQLVVTAWLTGFGNSVVQTALTMTLPLCGKNRVDHFFCEVPVMLKLACTNTSINEAELFAVSVFFLVVPLSLILVSYGHIPRAVLKIKSAHGRWKAFGTCGSHLMVVIIFFGTLISMYLQPPSSYSQDVNKSIALFYTLVTPLLNPLIYTLRNKDVKGALRRLVRRTRD, via the coding sequence ATGGAAAGAGCTAATGACAGCACCTTCTCTGGATTCATTCTCCTGGGCTTCTCCAACAGACCTCAGCTGGAAACGGCTCTCTTTGTGGCCATCCTGATCATCTACTTTTTGAGCTTTCTAGGTAATGGCACAATTATCCTTTTGTCAGTTTTGGATCCTCGCCTCCATACccctatgtatttcttcctctccaacctctcTTTCATGGATCTTTGTTTGACTACTTGCACTGTCCCTCAGACACTGGCCAACTTTAAGGGGAAGGACAAGACCATCACTTATGGTGGCTGTTTGACCCAGCTCTTCATTGCCTTGGGACTCGGGGGAGTGGAGTGTGTCCTCCTGTctgtcatggcctatgaccgctatgcgGCTGTGTGCCGCCCACTCCACTACATGGTGATCATGCATCCCCAGCTTTGCTTGCAGCTTGTTGTGACTGCTTGGCTTACAGGGTTTGGCAATTCTGTAGTACAGACGGCATTGACCATGACTCTTCCCCTCTGTGGTAAAAACCGAGTagaccacttcttctgtgaagttCCAGTGATGCTAAAACTGGCCTGCACCAACACCTCCATCAATGAGGCTGAACTCTTTGCTGTCAGTGTCTTCTTCTTGGTGGTGCCCCTGTCATTAATCTTAGTATCCTATGGTCACATTCCCCGTGCAGTCCTGAAGATAAAATCAGCCCATGGAAGGTGGAAGGCTTTTGGAACCTGTGGCTCTCACCTAATGGTAGTGATCATTTTCTTTGGCACACTCATCTCCATGTacctccagcctccctccagtTATTCGCAGGATGTGAACAAAAGCATTGCCCTCTTCTATACTCTGGTGACTCCCCTGCTGAATCCCCTGATTTACACTTTGAGGAACAAGGACGTCAAAGGGGCGCTAAGGAGACTAGTGAGGAGAACCAGAGACTAG